Proteins found in one Candidatus Edwardsbacteria bacterium genomic segment:
- the lolA gene encoding outer membrane lipoprotein chaperone LolA codes for MKKTAVLWAALLLISGMSWAQEAEAIMAQVRARYKNVSDFKADLELISCTSATGTCHRFQGRVEMKRPNKLRMDIKKPEVQQVVCDGKSLWLFLEKDKQVIRTNIEETRDFLVLLNPLDKLLTGKVKNSCKTNGNHQCWLDIPEFKDLFKEVKIIVDKMTYEITGIDVVDHDDNSSEYIFTKIKTNSGIKDDRFQFVVPKNAKLIDAN; via the coding sequence ATGAAAAAAACGGCTGTTCTCTGGGCTGCCTTACTGCTGATCTCCGGGATGTCCTGGGCCCAGGAGGCGGAGGCCATCATGGCCCAGGTCAGGGCCAGGTACAAGAACGTCTCCGATTTCAAGGCCGACCTGGAATTGATCTCCTGCACTTCGGCCACCGGCACCTGCCACCGCTTCCAGGGCAGGGTGGAGATGAAACGCCCCAACAAACTGAGGATGGACATCAAGAAGCCGGAGGTTCAGCAGGTGGTCTGCGACGGAAAGAGCCTGTGGCTGTTCCTGGAGAAGGACAAGCAGGTGATCCGGACCAATATCGAGGAGACCAGGGATTTTCTGGTGCTGCTGAACCCCCTGGACAAATTGCTGACCGGAAAGGTCAAGAACAGCTGCAAGACCAATGGCAATCATCAGTGCTGGCTGGATATTCCGGAGTTCAAGGACCTGTTCAAGGAGGTCAAGATCATCGTGGACAAGATGACCTACGAGATCACCGGGATAGACGTGGTGGACCATGACGACAATTCCAGCGAGTATATCTTTACGAAGATCAAGACCAATTCCGGCATCAAGGACGACCGTTTCCAGTTTGTGGTGCCCAAGAATGCCAAGCTGATCGACGCCAATTGA
- a CDS encoding DNA translocase FtsK 4TM domain-containing protein, with amino-acid sequence MKADSKTKKEAKISRSREIFGLSVMILGLFLLVGLVSFSGSDSHQWRQDWTRANWGGPLGDMLAYGAVHLLGYAGFLLSALLLIWGWIWLRHKPLGRSMINSLLFLTFTLLCLATLGLLQVPYYTGYLAGGGVAGTFLSELTRSTFGPVGGWLIISGLFLILLLVGTEVNFQHWLNIAVKPVKDGLKKAQEAPRELTFKKRPAAKNENSEPETPVEEPDQPVKPVRAKEPAKPRAESKPRLTKLGNDYQARLLALLEDDRDKAEVEEEDKTEILLEKLKEFGIEGEITDRYTGPVVTRYEFKPAPGVKVNQISNLSDDLALAMQAHRIRILAPIPGKGVVGIEIPNMHRKLVMLKDLFLSGNFRTQEGPLTMALGKTITGESFSADLSEMPHLLIAGSTGSGKSVCLNTIITSLLYLCTPEDLHFIMIDPKRIELSIYRGIPHLQFQYKVENTGDKPISRTIEGVVTDSQEVVQVFRLAVSEMDSRYRVLAKEGCRNISDYNRKSDKKMSYLLIVIDELADLMLSREASEIESRIAKLAQMSRAVGIHLILATQRPSVDVITGVIKANFPARIAFQVASKTDSRTVLDANGAETLLGRGDMLYMPPGKAEPQRLHGPFISTAETEKVVSFIKQWYGVTEGQDQSAPESQPENNNAEYSMEVALPPEGSAGEDGQDELFEEAKALVVRHQQGSVSLLQRRLKVGYSRAARLIDQLEAASVVGPFDGSKAREVLIKDQEAD; translated from the coding sequence ATGAAAGCGGATAGCAAGACAAAAAAAGAGGCTAAAATAAGCCGCAGCCGGGAGATCTTCGGGCTGTCGGTGATGATCCTGGGCCTGTTCCTGCTGGTGGGCCTGGTTTCTTTTTCCGGGAGCGACAGCCACCAATGGCGCCAGGACTGGACCCGGGCCAATTGGGGCGGGCCGCTGGGCGATATGCTGGCCTATGGCGCCGTCCATCTGCTGGGCTACGCCGGCTTCCTGCTAAGCGCGCTGCTGCTGATCTGGGGATGGATCTGGCTGAGGCACAAGCCCCTGGGCCGCTCCATGATCAACAGCCTGCTTTTCCTGACCTTCACCCTGTTGTGCCTGGCCACCCTCGGGCTGCTGCAGGTTCCTTACTATACCGGTTATTTAGCCGGGGGAGGGGTGGCGGGCACCTTTTTATCCGAGCTGACCCGCAGTACCTTCGGCCCGGTGGGAGGCTGGCTGATAATATCCGGCCTTTTCCTGATCCTGCTGCTGGTGGGCACCGAGGTCAATTTTCAGCACTGGCTCAACATCGCGGTCAAGCCGGTCAAGGACGGGCTAAAAAAGGCCCAGGAGGCGCCCAGGGAATTGACCTTTAAAAAGAGGCCGGCAGCTAAGAACGAGAATTCGGAGCCGGAAACGCCGGTTGAAGAACCGGACCAGCCGGTCAAGCCGGTCCGGGCCAAGGAACCGGCCAAGCCCAGGGCCGAATCCAAACCCCGGCTCACCAAGCTGGGCAACGATTATCAGGCCCGTCTGCTGGCGCTGTTGGAGGACGATCGGGACAAGGCCGAGGTCGAGGAGGAGGACAAGACCGAGATCCTGCTGGAGAAACTCAAGGAATTCGGCATCGAGGGCGAGATCACCGACCGCTACACCGGCCCGGTGGTCACCCGATACGAGTTCAAGCCGGCCCCCGGGGTCAAGGTCAACCAAATATCCAACCTGTCCGACGACCTGGCCCTGGCCATGCAGGCCCACCGCATCCGCATCCTGGCCCCCATCCCCGGCAAGGGGGTGGTGGGCATAGAGATACCCAATATGCATCGCAAGCTGGTGATGCTGAAGGACCTCTTTTTGTCCGGCAATTTCAGGACCCAGGAGGGGCCGCTGACCATGGCCTTGGGCAAGACCATCACCGGAGAATCCTTTTCGGCCGATCTGTCGGAGATGCCGCATTTGCTGATCGCCGGCTCCACCGGGTCGGGCAAGAGCGTCTGCCTTAACACCATCATCACCAGCCTGCTGTACCTGTGCACCCCGGAGGACCTGCACTTCATCATGATCGATCCCAAGCGGATCGAACTGTCCATCTATCGCGGCATACCGCATCTGCAGTTCCAGTACAAGGTGGAGAATACCGGCGATAAGCCGATATCCCGGACCATCGAGGGGGTGGTCACCGATTCTCAGGAGGTGGTGCAGGTGTTCCGCCTGGCGGTAAGCGAGATGGATTCCCGGTACCGGGTGCTGGCCAAGGAGGGATGCCGCAATATCAGTGATTATAACCGCAAGTCCGACAAAAAGATGTCGTACCTGCTTATAGTTATAGATGAACTGGCTGATCTGATGCTTTCCCGCGAAGCCTCGGAGATAGAGAGCCGGATCGCCAAGCTGGCCCAGATGTCGCGGGCGGTGGGGATACACCTGATCCTGGCCACCCAGCGGCCATCGGTGGATGTCATCACCGGGGTGATCAAGGCCAATTTCCCGGCCCGGATCGCCTTTCAGGTGGCCTCCAAGACCGACTCCCGCACGGTGCTGGATGCCAACGGGGCCGAGACCCTGCTGGGCAGGGGAGATATGCTTTACATGCCGCCGGGCAAGGCCGAGCCCCAGAGGCTGCACGGGCCGTTCATCTCCACCGCCGAAACCGAAAAAGTGGTCAGTTTCATCAAGCAATGGTACGGGGTCACCGAGGGGCAGGACCAATCGGCCCCGGAGAGCCAGCCCGAGAATAACAATGCCGAATACAGCATGGAGGTGGCTCTGCCTCCCGAGGGTTCGGCCGGGGAGGACGGCCAGGACGAGCTTTTCGAGGAGGCCAAGGCCCTGGTGGTCAGGCACCAGCAGGGATCGGTATCGCTGCTGCAGCGCCGGCTTAAGGTGGGCTATTCCCGGGCGGCCAGGCTGATAGACCAGCTGGAGGCCGCCAGCGTGGTGGGCCCCTTCGATGGAAGCAAGGCCCGCGAAGTATTAATCAAAGACCAGGAGGCTGACTGA
- a CDS encoding 2-phosphosulfolactate phosphatase, whose translation MQIDVILTPSELNDINLSGRSATVIDVLRATTTMVAALDAGCRDIIPCPSVEEATRLAETLGRENVILCGERDGNKINGFDLGNSPLEFTEPVVKNKTLLMSTTNGTSVISRAKPAAVLSIAGFLNAGAVAGFLASGGSDILLICSGKLGRFSLEDMLCAGLLAGLVWEANPEAILTDGARMAVSLYKKEGKSLLKAFKQSQHGGYLVSLGYLEDLKYASQLDISRTVPVFKDGRIMKS comes from the coding sequence GTGCAGATAGACGTAATTTTAACCCCCTCCGAGCTGAACGACATCAACCTGTCGGGCCGTTCGGCCACGGTGATCGATGTGCTCCGGGCCACCACCACCATGGTGGCCGCCCTGGATGCCGGATGCCGGGACATCATTCCCTGCCCCAGCGTGGAGGAGGCCACCCGGCTGGCCGAGACCCTGGGCCGGGAGAACGTGATCCTGTGCGGGGAGCGCGATGGCAACAAGATCAACGGCTTCGACCTGGGGAACTCCCCCCTGGAATTCACCGAGCCGGTGGTCAAGAACAAGACCCTGCTGATGTCCACCACCAACGGCACCTCGGTCATCTCCCGGGCCAAGCCGGCGGCGGTGCTTTCCATCGCCGGTTTTCTGAACGCCGGGGCGGTGGCCGGATTTCTGGCCTCCGGCGGCAGCGACATCCTGCTGATCTGCTCGGGAAAACTGGGGCGCTTCTCCCTGGAGGATATGCTGTGCGCCGGGCTGCTGGCCGGGCTGGTCTGGGAAGCAAACCCGGAGGCCATCCTTACCGACGGCGCCAGAATGGCCGTCTCCCTTTACAAGAAGGAGGGGAAATCCCTGCTGAAGGCCTTCAAGCAGAGCCAGCATGGCGGTTATCTGGTCTCCTTAGGCTACCTGGAGGACCTGAAATACGCCTCCCAGCTGGATATATCCAGAACCGTGCCGGTATTCAAGGACGGCCGGATAATGAAATCATAA
- a CDS encoding type IV pilus twitching motility protein PilT encodes MDLKRTLERMVKENASDLHLKAGLPPVLRIDGFLRPLEEPPLSPEELRQVALQLMPKDQQQLFADEKELDFSMGVAGLGRFRVNVYMQRGSVALAMRAIPFNIKKVDELMLPPITKELALSNRGLLLVTGTTGSGKSTTLASMLEFINETENRNIITVEDPIEFIFRDKKSLISQREIGTDTKTFAAALKHVLRQDPDVILIGEIRDKTTLATALQAADTGHMVFSTLHTLNAPETINRIISFFPPHQHEHVRVLLSATLVGVISLRLLPRADGKGRVPAVEVMINNQTIRDYLLDPIKTMDIPQLIQEGSSQYGMQSFDQSIMKHYRDGLITYETAIQSVTNPDEFKLRLRGIESTDSRGWETFDPSTTKK; translated from the coding sequence ATGGATCTTAAAAGAACCTTGGAGCGGATGGTCAAGGAGAACGCCTCGGACCTGCATCTCAAGGCCGGCCTGCCGCCGGTGCTGAGGATCGACGGGTTCCTGCGCCCCCTGGAGGAGCCCCCCCTGTCTCCGGAGGAGCTGCGCCAGGTGGCCCTGCAGCTGATGCCCAAGGACCAGCAGCAGCTGTTCGCCGACGAGAAGGAGCTGGATTTCTCCATGGGGGTGGCCGGCCTGGGGCGCTTCCGGGTGAATGTTTACATGCAGCGGGGCTCGGTGGCCCTGGCCATGCGGGCCATTCCCTTCAACATCAAGAAGGTCGACGAGCTGATGCTGCCGCCGATAACCAAGGAGCTGGCCCTCAGCAACCGGGGGCTGCTGCTGGTGACCGGGACCACCGGCTCGGGCAAGTCCACCACCCTGGCCTCGATGCTGGAGTTCATCAACGAGACCGAGAACCGCAACATCATCACGGTGGAGGACCCCATCGAGTTCATCTTCCGGGACAAGAAATCCCTGATCAGCCAGCGGGAGATAGGCACCGATACCAAGACCTTCGCCGCCGCCCTGAAGCATGTGCTGCGGCAGGATCCGGATGTGATATTGATCGGGGAGATCCGGGACAAGACCACCCTGGCCACCGCGCTGCAGGCGGCCGATACCGGACACATGGTGTTCAGCACCCTGCACACCCTTAACGCCCCGGAGACCATCAACCGAATCATCTCCTTCTTCCCGCCGCACCAGCACGAGCACGTCCGGGTGCTGCTTTCGGCCACCCTGGTGGGGGTGATCTCTCTCCGGCTGCTGCCCCGGGCCGACGGCAAGGGGCGGGTCCCGGCGGTGGAGGTGATGATCAACAACCAGACCATCAGGGATTATTTGCTGGACCCCATCAAGACCATGGATATCCCCCAGCTGATCCAGGAGGGAAGCTCCCAATACGGCATGCAGTCCTTCGACCAGTCGATCATGAAGCATTACCGGGACGGGCTGATCACCTACGAGACCGCCATCCAGAGCGTCACCAACCCCGACGAGTTCAAGCTCCGCCTGCGGGGCATCGAGTCCACCGATTCCCGGGGCTGGGAAACCTTCGATCCGTCAACCACCAAGAAATAA
- the efp gene encoding elongation factor P has product MASTADFRTGMALNIDGVLFYLVEFQHVKPGKGGAFVRTKLKNVKTGAVIERTYRSGESITEVRLERRKMQYLYNDGSTYNFMDSQSYEQMELPEEMVHDIRLYFKENMEVQVLMNKEEVIGVEVPMSVELKVVQTDPGFKGDTASSVTKPATLESGLVAQVPLFINEGNVLKIDTRTGKYLERV; this is encoded by the coding sequence TTGGCATCCACAGCAGATTTCAGGACCGGCATGGCGCTGAATATAGACGGGGTTTTGTTCTACCTGGTGGAGTTCCAGCACGTCAAGCCCGGGAAGGGCGGGGCTTTCGTCCGGACAAAATTAAAGAACGTCAAGACCGGCGCGGTGATCGAACGCACCTACCGCTCCGGGGAATCGATAACCGAGGTCCGGCTGGAGCGCCGCAAGATGCAGTATCTGTACAACGACGGCTCGACCTATAATTTCATGGATTCCCAGTCCTACGAGCAGATGGAGCTGCCCGAGGAGATGGTCCATGACATCAGGCTTTACTTCAAGGAGAACATGGAGGTCCAGGTGCTGATGAACAAGGAGGAGGTCATCGGGGTGGAGGTGCCCATGTCGGTGGAATTGAAGGTGGTCCAGACCGATCCCGGCTTCAAGGGCGACACCGCCTCATCGGTCACCAAACCGGCCACCCTGGAATCGGGCCTGGTGGCGCAGGTCCCGCTGTTCATCAATGAGGGGAATGTGCTCAAAATTGACACCCGGACCGGAAAATATTTGGAAAGAGTGTGA
- a CDS encoding Xaa-Pro peptidase family protein codes for MANNRIDSIKKTLGLKKLDAMLFTNLINIRYLAGYSGSSGMLLVNSRGADFLTDFRYQEQSAREVKNARTTIIASSLLEELIRLPAFVRSRKIGIEDQNLSYAQFLQLQKLAPGKKFIPASGMAENLRQVKTGDEIRNIARAAQIADQAFAGIVKFIKPGLTEKMIASQLDHTLKLLGADNPSFDSIVGSGPNGALPHAQPSDRKVRKGDFIVLDFGAIHRGYHSDMTRTVCLGKPSEKHLKIYDIVTQAQAVGLRAVRAGVRGREADAAARKIINDAGYGKYYGHGLGHGVGLAVHEAPGVGMKAENLLPDNSVVTVEPGIYLPGWGGVRIEDLVVVAKGDCRILSRSTKKLIIIKA; via the coding sequence ATGGCCAACAACCGTATCGATAGCATTAAAAAAACCCTGGGTCTGAAGAAACTGGACGCCATGCTGTTCACCAATCTGATTAACATCAGGTACCTGGCGGGATATTCCGGCAGCTCCGGGATGCTGCTGGTGAATTCCCGGGGGGCGGACTTTCTGACCGACTTCAGATACCAGGAACAGTCGGCCAGGGAGGTCAAAAATGCCAGGACCACTATCATAGCAAGCAGCCTGCTGGAGGAGCTCATCCGCCTGCCGGCCTTTGTAAGGTCCAGAAAGATCGGCATCGAGGATCAGAACCTGAGCTATGCCCAGTTCCTGCAGCTGCAGAAGCTGGCGCCCGGGAAGAAATTCATCCCGGCCAGCGGGATGGCCGAAAATCTGCGCCAGGTGAAGACCGGCGATGAGATCCGGAATATCGCCCGGGCCGCCCAGATAGCCGATCAGGCCTTTGCCGGGATAGTGAAGTTCATCAAGCCCGGCCTGACCGAAAAGATGATCGCCTCCCAGCTGGACCACACCCTCAAGCTGCTGGGGGCCGACAACCCCTCCTTCGACAGCATTGTGGGCTCGGGCCCCAACGGGGCGCTGCCCCATGCCCAGCCCAGCGACCGCAAGGTGAGAAAAGGCGATTTTATCGTGCTGGATTTCGGGGCCATCCACCGGGGCTATCACTCCGACATGACCCGGACGGTGTGCCTGGGCAAACCATCCGAAAAGCACCTTAAAATATACGATATCGTCACCCAAGCTCAGGCTGTCGGGCTGAGGGCGGTCAGGGCCGGAGTCAGGGGTCGGGAGGCCGATGCGGCCGCCCGCAAAATCATCAATGATGCCGGCTACGGGAAATATTACGGTCACGGCCTGGGCCACGGCGTGGGCCTGGCGGTCCACGAGGCCCCCGGGGTGGGCATGAAAGCCGAGAACCTCCTGCCGGATAACTCCGTGGTCACCGTAGAGCCGGGCATCTACCTGCCGGGGTGGGGCGGGGTCCGGATCGAGGACCTGGTGGTGGTGGCCAAGGGGGACTGCCGGATATTGAGCCGATCGACCAAAAAACTGATAATCATCAAAGCATAG
- a CDS encoding tetratricopeptide repeat protein: MAQENVKLSPEIEQLSEKLQADPKSRVFAQLADAYRKSDLLDEAIDTAKRGLENHPNYAIAHLILGRCYLAKGMYALAREEFELTIKNDMQNLVGYKLLGETYEKQNMYPEALKYYQMVLDLEPADAELSEKTAKLKSLMQTEPQAEAAPPQPEPAAPPAAEVVETAPAETAMAGPVISPAEPAPQAFVQEMPVMPEVLQAEAEPAAEEGSPEIALPPVLAEEPAAEVAIADQPTAVEEETKSETTQVPPAEAEVPSAAAEPAEEPRPEATEAESQGPTSTLAEIYVQQGFLEKAIDIYKELVSAQPDNEEYKNRMDELLEKAYPEDAPALEAPIEAAAGKTPEKPAPAVTEGEMPAPAEDPFAQLFGSSDKKQEPAVQPVIPETSAPAPAQETTPEPAVSPAAQEKAPEPTGDASGMDFGALFNDAGTSPAVPEETAPAAGTAKPAPEDKSGEKAGNADDTVSSFQSWLSQIQK, from the coding sequence ATGGCCCAGGAAAATGTAAAACTTTCTCCGGAGATCGAACAGCTCAGCGAAAAACTGCAGGCTGACCCCAAATCGAGGGTCTTTGCCCAGCTGGCCGACGCTTATCGTAAATCGGATCTTCTGGATGAAGCGATAGACACTGCCAAAAGAGGCCTGGAGAACCACCCCAATTACGCCATCGCCCATCTGATACTGGGCCGCTGCTATCTGGCCAAGGGAATGTACGCCCTGGCCCGGGAGGAGTTCGAGCTGACCATCAAGAACGACATGCAGAACCTGGTGGGCTATAAACTGCTGGGCGAGACCTACGAAAAACAGAACATGTATCCCGAGGCCCTGAAATATTACCAGATGGTCCTGGACCTGGAGCCGGCCGATGCCGAGTTGTCGGAAAAGACCGCCAAGCTTAAAAGCTTGATGCAGACCGAGCCGCAGGCCGAGGCTGCGCCGCCCCAGCCGGAGCCAGCCGCCCCGCCGGCGGCCGAGGTCGTCGAAACCGCACCAGCTGAAACCGCCATGGCCGGGCCGGTAATTTCCCCGGCTGAGCCGGCGCCCCAAGCGTTTGTTCAGGAGATGCCCGTCATGCCCGAGGTGCTGCAGGCTGAAGCGGAGCCGGCCGCCGAGGAGGGATCGCCGGAGATCGCTTTGCCGCCAGTGTTGGCCGAGGAGCCGGCCGCCGAGGTTGCCATTGCTGATCAGCCGACTGCGGTTGAAGAAGAAACCAAGTCGGAAACCACCCAGGTCCCGCCGGCTGAAGCAGAGGTTCCCTCCGCTGCCGCTGAACCGGCGGAGGAGCCCCGGCCGGAAGCCACCGAGGCCGAATCCCAGGGACCCACCAGCACCCTGGCCGAGATCTATGTTCAGCAGGGCTTTCTGGAGAAGGCCATAGATATCTACAAGGAACTGGTCTCCGCCCAGCCGGATAACGAGGAATACAAGAACCGGATGGATGAGCTTTTGGAGAAGGCCTACCCGGAAGATGCCCCGGCCCTGGAGGCGCCAATTGAAGCGGCGGCGGGAAAGACCCCGGAGAAGCCTGCTCCGGCGGTGACCGAAGGTGAAATGCCGGCGCCGGCCGAGGATCCCTTTGCCCAGCTGTTCGGTTCATCGGATAAAAAGCAAGAACCTGCGGTCCAACCGGTCATTCCCGAAACATCTGCGCCGGCTCCCGCCCAGGAGACAACCCCTGAACCGGCCGTCTCTCCGGCGGCCCAGGAGAAAGCCCCGGAACCGACCGGGGATGCTTCGGGCATGGATTTCGGCGCCCTGTTCAACGATGCCGGGACATCCCCAGCCGTTCCGGAGGAGACCGCACCAGCCGCCGGGACCGCCAAGCCTGCGCCCGAAGACAAATCCGGGGAGAAAGCCGGCAACGCCGATGACACCGTAAGCAGTTTTCAGTCCTGGCTGTCCCAGATCCAAAAGTAG
- the mtnA gene encoding S-methyl-5-thioribose-1-phosphate isomerase, whose product MQKVLAWRNGTVRLLDQRRLPLRAEYLVCRKVEDLALAIEGLAVRGAPLIGIAGAYGLVLGIWRSGAENISADFRKSYLRIKKTRPTAVNIFWALDRMEARFNSLIMSGGPAEAIKKKLLQAARGIHAEDAVTCGLIGRQGASLLGKDSVIITHCNTGALATGGIGTALGIISTAYKMGRVGSVYVDETRPLLQGARLTAWELARLKIPAVLICDNMAASLMASGKIDCAIVGADRICANGDFANKIGTYSLAVNARHHGVPFYVAAPLSTFDRSLKDGSRIPIEQRNPDEVRRFGQCRAAPGKMAVFNPSFDVTPGKLVSAIITEKGVIRPPFGRSIKAISG is encoded by the coding sequence ATGCAAAAAGTCCTCGCCTGGCGGAACGGCACGGTAAGATTACTGGACCAACGGCGGCTCCCGCTGAGGGCCGAATACCTGGTCTGCCGGAAAGTGGAGGACCTGGCCCTGGCCATCGAGGGCCTGGCGGTCCGGGGCGCCCCGCTGATCGGGATCGCCGGGGCCTACGGCCTGGTGCTGGGCATCTGGCGCTCCGGAGCCGAGAATATCTCGGCCGATTTCCGGAAGAGTTATCTGAGGATAAAAAAGACCCGGCCCACCGCGGTCAATATTTTCTGGGCCCTGGACAGGATGGAGGCCCGGTTCAATTCACTGATCATGTCCGGCGGCCCGGCCGAGGCCATCAAGAAGAAGCTGCTGCAGGCCGCCAGGGGCATCCATGCTGAAGATGCCGTGACCTGCGGCCTGATCGGAAGGCAGGGGGCAAGTTTGTTGGGAAAGGACTCGGTGATAATCACCCACTGCAACACCGGGGCCCTGGCCACCGGGGGCATCGGCACCGCCCTGGGCATCATCTCCACCGCCTACAAAATGGGCAGGGTAGGATCCGTCTATGTCGATGAGACCCGGCCCCTGCTGCAGGGGGCCCGGCTGACGGCCTGGGAGCTGGCCCGGCTGAAGATCCCTGCCGTTCTGATCTGCGACAACATGGCGGCCTCTCTGATGGCGTCTGGTAAGATCGACTGCGCCATAGTGGGGGCCGACCGCATATGCGCCAACGGGGATTTTGCCAACAAGATAGGCACCTACAGTCTGGCGGTCAACGCCCGGCATCACGGGGTACCCTTCTATGTGGCCGCGCCGCTTTCGACCTTCGACCGGTCGTTGAAGGACGGCAGCCGGATACCCATCGAGCAGAGAAACCCGGATGAGGTCAGAAGGTTCGGCCAATGCCGCGCCGCACCCGGTAAGATGGCTGTTTTCAACCCGTCCTTCGATGTCACCCCCGGCAAGCTGGTCAGCGCCATCATCACCGAAAAGGGTGTCATCCGGCCGCCCTTCGGCAGGTCAATCAAAGCGATATCCGGCTGA
- a CDS encoding Maf family protein: protein MNWPPLLLASASPRRKALLEGLGADIIIKPAEVDEGNCGFSDPQKIAEYLAELKARFLGKKRRTSSASRLILGADTVVAYRHHVLGKPVDEKDARRMIKILSGRWHQVYTGLCLYDPHSQIELIGHEMTRVKFRQLSLWEIKRYAATGEPMDKAGAYGIQGLGSLLVERIDGCYFNVMGLPLVKLNAMIQRMEILKCKKSSPGGTAR, encoded by the coding sequence ATGAACTGGCCGCCTTTGCTGCTGGCCTCGGCCTCGCCCCGCCGCAAAGCATTGCTGGAGGGGCTGGGGGCGGATATCATCATCAAACCGGCCGAAGTGGACGAGGGGAACTGCGGTTTTTCCGACCCCCAAAAGATAGCGGAATACCTGGCCGAGCTAAAGGCCCGGTTTCTGGGAAAGAAACGGCGGACATCTTCAGCCTCCCGCCTGATACTGGGGGCGGATACGGTGGTGGCCTACCGCCACCATGTTCTGGGAAAACCGGTCGATGAAAAGGATGCCCGGCGGATGATCAAAATATTGTCCGGCCGGTGGCACCAGGTTTATACCGGCCTCTGTCTGTATGATCCCCACAGCCAGATCGAGCTCATTGGCCATGAGATGACCAGGGTCAAGTTCCGCCAGCTGTCCCTTTGGGAGATAAAAAGATATGCCGCCACCGGTGAGCCGATGGACAAGGCCGGGGCCTACGGCATCCAAGGCCTGGGGTCGCTGCTGGTGGAGAGGATAGACGGCTGCTATTTCAACGTGATGGGGCTGCCCCTGGTCAAACTGAATGCCATGATACAGAGAATGGAAATATTGAAATGCAAAAAGTCCTCGCCTGGCGGAACGGCACGGTAA
- the tsaD gene encoding tRNA (adenosine(37)-N6)-threonylcarbamoyltransferase complex transferase subunit TsaD: protein MMVLGIESSCDETSAGLVQDGEIVLSNVIHSQLIHQQYGGVVPELAARDHLNRVSQVAEEALTKAGADHGRLDLIAVTNRPGLAGALLVGYSYAQGLALSLGKPLVPVNHVAGHIYSAFLSRPDLKLPLLALAVSGGHTSLFFMDRDHGISLMGQTLDDAAGEAFDKCAKMMGLGYPGGPLIERQAAANKLKPVKFPRALLGQGSLDFSFSGLKTAVLNHLQGRGKGAVSDQELSAICAGFQEAVFEVLVEKLRRASCLTNCHTMAVVGGVASNRALREKMAWFGSQEGHEVIIPDPELCTDNAAMIACCGYHLYRNSPDKQFEYKVSARAVWPRYQT from the coding sequence ATGATGGTGCTGGGGATCGAGAGTTCATGCGACGAGACCTCGGCCGGCCTGGTGCAGGACGGGGAGATCGTGTTAAGCAATGTGATCCATTCCCAGCTGATCCACCAGCAATACGGCGGGGTGGTGCCGGAGCTGGCAGCCCGGGACCATCTGAACCGGGTGTCCCAGGTGGCGGAGGAGGCTTTGACCAAAGCCGGGGCTGACCATGGCCGGCTCGACCTGATAGCGGTGACCAACAGGCCCGGCCTGGCCGGGGCCCTGCTGGTGGGATATAGCTACGCCCAGGGACTGGCCCTGAGCCTGGGGAAACCATTGGTTCCGGTTAATCACGTGGCCGGCCATATCTATTCCGCTTTTCTGAGCCGGCCGGACCTGAAGCTGCCGCTGCTGGCCCTGGCGGTCTCCGGCGGGCATACCTCGCTGTTTTTCATGGACCGCGATCACGGGATATCCCTGATGGGCCAGACCCTGGACGATGCCGCCGGCGAGGCCTTTGACAAGTGCGCCAAGATGATGGGGCTGGGCTATCCCGGCGGTCCGCTGATCGAGCGGCAGGCGGCGGCCAATAAGCTCAAGCCGGTGAAATTTCCCCGGGCCCTGCTGGGGCAGGGCAGCCTGGATTTCTCCTTCTCCGGCCTGAAGACGGCGGTGCTTAATCATCTGCAGGGCCGGGGAAAGGGTGCTGTTTCCGATCAGGAACTTTCCGCCATCTGCGCCGGCTTTCAGGAGGCGGTGTTCGAGGTGCTGGTGGAAAAGCTTCGAAGGGCGTCCTGCCTGACGAACTGCCATACCATGGCGGTAGTGGGCGGGGTGGCCTCCAACCGGGCCCTCCGTGAAAAAATGGCTTGGTTCGGCAGCCAGGAGGGCCATGAGGTGATCATTCCCGATCCCGAGCTTTGCACCGACAATGCCGCCATGATCGCCTGCTGCGGCTATCATCTATACCGGAATTCGCCTGACAAACAGTTCGAATATAAAGTGAGCGCCAGGGCGGTTTGGCCAAGATATCAAACTTAA